Genomic DNA from Turicibacter faecis:
ATAAAACGCATTCCCCGTCTCCACAACATTCCTCTAACTGTCGATGCAACTGATCAATTATTTGTTGTGGTTCTTCGAGGGTGGCCTGTTCAATTAACCCAATCAGTTCACCTTCCCCACCAAATAACAGAAGGGAGAGTTTGTGTTTTTTTCCAATTGACTTAACCGTTTCCGTCACTAGGTCCTTAAGGTCCTCTAAGTGCGCGGCCATTAAGGAAGAACCATCGATTAATAAAATGGTATGTAAAGTCGCACGTTTTTGAATAGGCGACACCATTTCATAAAAATATCCCATTTTTCTTTCATTAGGTGATAACTGTACTTCCTTCTTTCCTAAACTATAAACCCTTCGTCCACTCACGCGTTCCACTGAACATCCCTCCACCCATTGATTGTTATCCAATATATGAAGGGGTCCTTTATATTATTCAATGAACATCATCAGGAACCCTCCCTCTTTAATCCCTGATATTTCTTCTATGACTTTCCTTTCATTTATGTTAATCTCTAAACGATCCCCTCTTTTCATACAAAGATGGAAATATAAAGGAGAATATTATGAACTTTGTCGCTATTGACTTTGAAACCGCCAATGAAAAACGGGCCAGTGCCTGTTCCCTTGGACTTGTCGTCGTGAAAAACAGCCAAATCGTCGACAAACGCTATTACTTAATCAAACCGAAAGAATTACGCTTCGCCCCTATGAACACTCGAATTCACGGCCTACGGGCAACCGATGTTAAAAATGAAAAGGAATTTAATGAGCTTTGGCCCGAGATTAAAGATTTATTTGAGCATCAGTTTATTGTGGCACATAACGCCTCATTTGATATGGGCGTCTTAAGGGCTACCCTTGATCTCTACCACATTCCCTTTCCTCATTTTGACTATAGTTGTAGCATGCTATTCTGTCGAAATTACTTTCCCCTTCTTGAAAATGCAAAGCTAAACACGGTCAGTCACCACCTAGGCATTGCCTTTAATCACCATCACGCACTAGCCGATGCCCTAGCCTGTGCAACCCTTTTATTAACAGTCAACAAAGAGTTAGGGTCTCCTTCCATCAGGGCACTCTTTCAACACGTCGGTATCACCCCAGGATCTGTATTTGAAAAAGGATACCAAGCACCTAAAAGGGGAAAATCGATGGTAACCTCTCAAGCCTCACCCCATTCAGTTACTTCCTCTCTTTTCAACAGCCAAACTGATTTTTTCAAACATCAAACCGTTGTCATCACTGGGCCCCTCCAGTCTATGACGAGAGCGGAGGCAATTGCTATCATCGGTCACCTTGGAGGGACGGTGGGGAGTTCCGTTACCAAAAAGACAAATATTCTTATAACTGGGGGACAAAAAATATATGAATTATCCCCTGAGGAAATGACTACTAAACTAAAAAAGGCAATCACGCTTGTTTACCACGGACAAGACATTCTTTTTTTAACCGAAAATGAATTCCTCTCCATCTTAAGAGGCGAATAATTGGTGATCATCTTATGATAAAAAAGGTTCCTACATTTATAGGAGCCTTTTTATTTTTTCACACGCATCTTAGGGCCGTCTTCTTTCATCGTTCATGGACTAAAAAACATGATTCCCCCTCTTTTTCTAAAAAGAGATATTTCCTCCCCCTCCTTTTATTTCCTAACTTTTCGACACGCTATTTTTAGTTATTTCCCAGCACCACTCATTGGCGATAAATATCGACACAACATTTCCCGACATGTTTTTCAATTACCGTGATGCGACATCTATTTCCCGACAAAATCAGTGTTGTTTTTGGGAAATAAAAAAGAGTGCAAATGCGCACTCTTTTTCCCTTTTGTTGGCTACAATTCGTATTTTTCCTGACTATTCAAATCGTCATCTTCTTGTATAGCTTGACTTTTATCTGGTGTTTCCTCAGAGGGAGTTTCCTCTTTCGGATGATTCCGTTCATCTACTGAATCATCACCCTCACGGGACGACTCACCCGATACATCTTCGTTATCACCTAACTCGGATTCATCCTCTTTTGGTTTAGCTGAGGAATCTTGTTGATCGTCTGCTTTGTCCGCCGGTGAATTTTCTGACTCCTGTTGATTTGGAACATTTTCTTTATCTTGGTCTTGTTTATCGTCCTGTTTATCTTTACGATCAACGGCAGCGTCGTCGTTATTTTCATCCTCTTCGTTTGAATTTGATTGATCAAGTATTCCATAATTTAAGATATAGTCTTCAAGCGTCCAATCTTTATCATGGATTTCAGTCGCTACTTCAACACCTACATAGCGAAGATGATAAGGTTCATAAAAATAACCCACCTCGGATTCCCGATTTTCCGGATAACGAAGGATAAATCCATATTCATGCGCGTGTTCTAGTACCCACTTTCCTTCGTCGGTATTCGCAAATTCAAGGGAAAGTTCATTATTAATCGTTGGTGTCGTAATATCAATCGCCAATCCGGTTTGATGTTCGCTATGACCAGCACGACTATTAAAGGAATCCGCGTATTCAAGCCCCATTTCATAAACATCTTGATCGTAAAGGTTTTTTTGGACCTCATATGAAATATATCCGTTTCGTAAGACTAAATCATACCCCGCTTCTTTCGCCTTTGCAAAGAGTAATTCGGTTGCATCAGCAGCGTCACGACGTAAGTAATTCGTATTCACTAAGGAGTGTTCAGTTAACGGGACCTCTACCGGAACAAAATCAGTAGGCGTATAATTAGCGGCAAGTTGATAGTTTTGATTGACCAAAACAAGTAGGCTATCAACATTTGGCGTTTGAACAATATCCTGATAGAAATTTGATTTAACATTAGGATACTTAGCGTATTGTAGGGCATAGGTCACCGAATAATTTTTCTCTAAACTTAAAATTTCATCATAAATAGAAAAACGAGAGGGATCAAAGCTACTTGACTTCATTAACTCAAGGGCCTGCTCAGGTTTAATCTCAGTTTCCATGAGCGCCTTCAAATTAACTAATCCGAACTTTTGAAATAACTTCTCTACTTCCTCAGCCGCATACCCTTTTTCCTTCAATCCAGGTAAGACAACATCTTGGTATTCATCGACCATCGCCACAACTTCGGTTGGCTTAAGTGTCGCATTCTCCTTCTCATAGGCGACATAGCCAAGTAATGTCATCATATCTTTTTTCGTTTCCTGCGCATAATTTAATAATCGATTGAGGGTCAATACGTCCACTGACTCCACATAAGTTTTAAACTGCGGATCGGAAAACCAACCTTTAATAACATCCTCTTCATAACCCTGTTGAAGTAATGTTGGAAAAAATACATGGTCTAAAAAGGTTGCTAAATAAACAACCTCATTGGTCTCAAGATCTTTATAATGTTTAGAAAGCTCGACATAAGAATCATAGCAGTCGTAATTAAACCCTGAAACTTCTAAATACTTTTCTAAATCTTTGCTGCTTCGATGATCATCAATTAAATCTTGAACTAACTGAGGATGATTTTCCTTCAACTCCTGAATTAGTGAGTGA
This window encodes:
- a CDS encoding exonuclease domain-containing protein, which codes for MNFVAIDFETANEKRASACSLGLVVVKNSQIVDKRYYLIKPKELRFAPMNTRIHGLRATDVKNEKEFNELWPEIKDLFEHQFIVAHNASFDMGVLRATLDLYHIPFPHFDYSCSMLFCRNYFPLLENAKLNTVSHHLGIAFNHHHALADALACATLLLTVNKELGSPSIRALFQHVGITPGSVFEKGYQAPKRGKSMVTSQASPHSVTSSLFNSQTDFFKHQTVVITGPLQSMTRAEAIAIIGHLGGTVGSSVTKKTNILITGGQKIYELSPEEMTTKLKKAITLVYHGQDILFLTENEFLSILRGE
- a CDS encoding M15 family metallopeptidase, with translation MQKVLVPVGVATLLGCGVFFYSYMMSDEMVLRRLGYDHSLIQELKENHPQLVQDLIDDHRSSKDLEKYLEVSGFNYDCYDSYVELSKHYKDLETNEVVYLATFLDHVFFPTLLQQGYEEDVIKGWFSDPQFKTYVESVDVLTLNRLLNYAQETKKDMMTLLGYVAYEKENATLKPTEVVAMVDEYQDVVLPGLKEKGYAAEEVEKLFQKFGLVNLKALMETEIKPEQALELMKSSSFDPSRFSIYDEILSLEKNYSVTYALQYAKYPNVKSNFYQDIVQTPNVDSLLVLVNQNYQLAANYTPTDFVPVEVPLTEHSLVNTNYLRRDAADATELLFAKAKEAGYDLVLRNGYISYEVQKNLYDQDVYEMGLEYADSFNSRAGHSEHQTGLAIDITTPTINNELSLEFANTDEGKWVLEHAHEYGFILRYPENRESEVGYFYEPYHLRYVGVEVATEIHDKDWTLEDYILNYGILDQSNSNEEDENNDDAAVDRKDKQDDKQDQDKENVPNQQESENSPADKADDQQDSSAKPKEDESELGDNEDVSGESSREGDDSVDERNHPKEETPSEETPDKSQAIQEDDDLNSQEKYEL